A single window of Populus nigra chromosome 17, ddPopNigr1.1, whole genome shotgun sequence DNA harbors:
- the LOC133677481 gene encoding sorting nexin 1-like encodes MFSTINKMDQQQSGSPSPRSPSSQPYLSVSVTDPVKLGNGVQAYISYRVITKTNLPEYQGHEKIVIRRYRDFVWLRDRLFDKFKGVFIPPLPEKSAVEKFRFSAEFIEMRRQGLDIFVNRIASHQELQQSEDLRTFLQADEETMERLRSQETGIFKKKPADFMQIFKDVQSKVSDVVLGKEKPVEESNPEYEKLKHYIFELENHLAEAQKHAYRLVKRHRELGQSLLDFGKAAKLLGACEGDILGKAFSDLGTKSEALSVKLQKEAHQLLMNFEEPLKDYVRAVQSIKATITERANAFRHQCELAETMKLKEINLDKLMLTRSDKVGEAEHEYRELKAESEEATRRFETIVRLMNEEIVRFQEQKTLDMGIAFHEFAKGQARLANSIADAWRSLLPKLEACSS; translated from the exons ATGTTTTCCACG ATTAATAAAATGGATCAACAGCAATCGGGGAGTCCAAGCCCTAGATCTCCGTCATCGCAGCCTTATCTATCGGTTTCGGTGACAGATCCTGTAAAATTAGGGAATGGCGTTCAGGCTTACATCTCTTATCGCGTTATCACCAAG ACTAATTTACCGGAATACCAAGGGCACGAGAAGATTGTGATTCGGCGTTACCGCGATTTTGTTTGGTTGCGTGATCGACTTTTCGACAAGTTCAAGGGTGTTTTTATTCCTCCTCTTCCAGAAAAGAGTGCTGTCG AGAAGTTTCGGTTTAGTGCTGAATTTATTGAGATGAGGAGACAAGGGCTGGACATATTTGTTAATAGGATAGCTTCACATCAAGAGCTTCAGCAAAGTGAGGATTTAAGGACCTTTTTGCAGGCCGATGAAGAG ACAATGGAGAGATTAAGGTCTCAAGAGACTGGTATATTTAAGAAGAAACCTGCTGATTTTATGCAAATTTTCAAG GACGTGCAATCTAAAGTGAGTGATGTTGTTCTTGGTAAGGAAAAACCTGTTGAAGAATCGAATCCTGAATATGAAAAGCTGAAACATTACATCTTCGAGCTTGAAAACCACTTGGCTGAAGCTCAGAAGCATGCGTATCGTCTTGTAAAGCGACATAGAG AATTAGGGCAATCTCTATTGGATTTCGGGAAGGCAGCAAAGCTCCTTGGTGCTTGTGAAGGAGATATCCTAGGAAAGGCATTTTCTGACCTTGGAACTAAATCAGAGGCACTATCAGTTAAGCTGCAGAAGGAG GCACATCaacttttaatgaattttgaagAACCATTGAAAGATTATGTTCGTGCTGTTCAATCTATTAAG GCTACCATCACTGAGCGGGCCAATGCCTTTAGGCATCAGTGTGAACTGGCTGAAACAATGAAGTTGAAAGAGATAAATCT AGACAAACTTATGCTAACACGTTCTGATAAAGTGGGAGAAGCGGAGCATGAATACAGGGAG CTGAAAGCAGAGAGTGAGGAAGCGACAAGAAGGTTTGAGACAATTGTGAGACTGATGAACGAAGAAATTGTGCGCTTTCAGGAACAGAAAACATTGGATATGGGGATTGCTTTCCATGAATTTGCAAAAGGACAGGCACGTTTGGCAAATAGCATTGCAGATGCTTGGAGAAGTCTTCTTCCAAAACTCGAAGCATGTTCCTCATAA